The genomic stretch CAGGGAAAACGGGTGGTTGGAGGATGATAACTGGGCTAATTATGACATGGTCCATGCAGTTATGCCCACAGAATACCTTTCACGTAATGAAGTCCAGGAAGAGTTGTACCAATGCTACCGGAGCTTCTATGGGAGCATGAGGAGAAGAATTAGTGGTGTGTTATCACGGAATAAGTTTAAAAGGCAAACTTATCGTTATATGGCTGGTCAGGGACTCCTACATGCACTGAGGGATTTATATTGAACTTTAAGAAAAATAATATTGAATTTCAATCCATTTTTTTAATAATAGTTTCTTTTTTGGGCCTTTTTTTCCTCATTGCAATGTATCTATGGTCTCCTCCCTCAAAAACGTATTATTCTTTTCAAAACCCATTAATTCTATCTATTTTCATTGCAATATGTCTTTTAGGAATTATGGCGGCTATTTATCCTTCATTATGCCAAGGTCTAATGAAATTTCAAAAAGAAATGGAGAAAAAGACTTCTAAAGTTGATAATATACTATTTGAAGGCCACCACCCTGATTGTGGGAAGTTTGAATCCCACACATTTTGCATCAAAGGGAAAAAATACTGCCCTGGATGTTCAGGACTTTTTATTGGAGCTATTATTGCAGTAGTAGGAACTTTGCTTTATTATTTCGCTGGTTTACCCCGTATATATGGACAAACCTTTTTTTGGATGGGGGAAGTAATGGTTTTTCTCGCTTTGTTCCTGATTGTATTTTTAGAAACAGAAAAAAAACTGAAATTCATTTCTAACATAGCACTGGTTCTGGGATCCTTTCTTATACTGATAGGTATTATGGCAGTTAAAGAGAATTGGATAATGGAAATTTACTTCTTATTTCTGGTTATATTCTGGATATTAACCCGTGTCAGTGTCTCTGAAAAGTACCATGAAGATATATGCAGGGATTGCCAGAAAGAATCTATCTGTATTTACGAATAAAAAAAAACCGTATTTGTGTGGAAAAAAGAGTAAAATAAGAAAAGGAGAATATTCACAGTCCTATCTTTTCCGTGTACCGTAAATTGCACCAAATATTATCAATAGACCCACTATGACAATAACTGCTGGCCATATATAGGTCCAAATGTCTTTGAATCCTGTTAATGATGCCAGACCTATTAAAATAAATATAATACCTATAATCAGTGGCCCAATTATATTCCCATGAGGAAGACCAAAACATTCCTGTCTTTGACGATAGTAATGGTCATCATGGTGGCGGTGGTGATGCCTTCCCCCATAATCCGAAGTTTCTTTTAACGATTCTCCACATTTAGAGCAAAACTCTGCGTCATCTGCGTTTTTAGTTCCACATTTATGACAATAAACCATAGAATACCCCCTATATGCATTATAATTTCTTCAATTAATGTCCATTATATTATATTTTGAGTAAATTAACGTTAATATTTTTCCCTACTCCGAATAGATGTAATGAACTATTTTTTGGTCTTATTTTTATTTGTCTCCAAAAAAAATGTAATTTAAATCATATCA from Methanobacterium sp. encodes the following:
- a CDS encoding restriction endonuclease is translated as MLNFKKNNIEFQSIFLIIVSFLGLFFLIAMYLWSPPSKTYYSFQNPLILSIFIAICLLGIMAAIYPSLCQGLMKFQKEMEKKTSKVDNILFEGHHPDCGKFESHTFCIKGKKYCPGCSGLFIGAIIAVVGTLLYYFAGLPRIYGQTFFWMGEVMVFLALFLIVFLETEKKLKFISNIALVLGSFLILIGIMAVKENWIMEIYFLFLVIFWILTRVSVSEKYHEDICRDCQKESICIYE
- a CDS encoding zinc ribbon domain-containing protein codes for the protein MVYCHKCGTKNADDAEFCSKCGESLKETSDYGGRHHHRHHDDHYYRQRQECFGLPHGNIIGPLIIGIIFILIGLASLTGFKDIWTYIWPAVIVIVGLLIIFGAIYGTRKR